Proteins from one Parvibaculum lavamentivorans DS-1 genomic window:
- a CDS encoding flagellar basal body P-ring protein FlgI, translating into MSWLSALHLRTFLTLVLAGLLAAGNPGGAQASSRIKDIVDVEGIRDNMLVGYGLVVGLNGTGDTLRNAPFTQQSLIGMLERLGVNTRGTSLKTANVAAVMVSANLPAFASQGTRIDVTVSALGDATNLQGGVLLVTPLMGADGQVYAVAQGSLATGGFAAKGEGASVTRGVPTNGRIANGAIVERELDFQLSDLRALRLSLRNPDLTTAQRVASAINAFIGTQTATADNPTTVQLTVPPAYRGGVVALLTDIEQLRVQPDLTARVVIDESSGVIVMGQDVRVSMVAIAQGNLTISVSESPQVSQPSPFSTQGDTVVVPRTDIDVDEETGKQLGILDGSISLKELVDGLNALGVSPRDMITILQAIKSSGALQAEIQVM; encoded by the coding sequence ATGTCCTGGCTTTCCGCCCTCCATCTCCGCACCTTCCTGACGCTGGTCCTTGCCGGCCTTCTCGCCGCCGGCAATCCGGGTGGCGCGCAGGCCAGTTCCCGCATCAAGGACATCGTCGATGTCGAGGGTATCCGCGACAACATGCTGGTCGGCTACGGCCTCGTGGTCGGCCTGAACGGCACCGGCGACACGCTCCGCAACGCCCCCTTCACGCAGCAGAGCCTCATCGGCATGCTTGAGCGCCTCGGTGTCAACACGCGCGGCACCTCGCTGAAAACCGCCAACGTCGCCGCCGTCATGGTCTCGGCCAATCTCCCCGCCTTCGCCTCGCAGGGAACCCGCATCGACGTCACGGTGAGCGCGCTGGGCGATGCCACCAATCTTCAGGGCGGCGTCCTTCTCGTCACCCCGCTCATGGGCGCCGACGGCCAGGTCTATGCCGTCGCCCAGGGCTCGCTTGCCACTGGCGGTTTCGCTGCCAAGGGCGAAGGAGCCTCCGTCACGCGCGGCGTGCCGACCAATGGCCGCATCGCCAACGGCGCCATCGTCGAGCGCGAACTCGACTTCCAGCTTTCCGACCTCCGCGCCCTTCGTCTCTCGCTCCGCAACCCGGACCTGACGACCGCGCAGCGCGTCGCTTCCGCCATCAACGCCTTTATCGGCACGCAGACCGCCACCGCCGACAACCCGACAACGGTCCAGCTCACCGTACCTCCCGCCTATCGCGGCGGCGTCGTTGCCTTGCTCACCGACATCGAGCAGCTCCGCGTCCAGCCCGATCTCACCGCCCGCGTCGTCATCGACGAAAGCTCCGGTGTCATCGTCATGGGCCAGGATGTGCGCGTCAGCATGGTCGCCATCGCTCAGGGCAACCTGACGATCTCCGTCAGTGAATCCCCGCAGGTCAGCCAGCCCTCTCCCTTCTCCACCCAGGGCGATACCGTCGTCGTGCCGCGCACCGACATCGATGTCGACGAGGAAACCGGCAAGCAGCTCGGCATTCTCGACGGCAGCATCAGCCTCAAGGAGCTTGTCGACGGCCTCAATGCGCTGGGCGTCAGCCCCCGCGACATGATCACGATCCTGCAGGCGATCAAATCCTCCGGCGCCCTTCAGGCCGAAATCCAGGTGATGTGA
- a CDS encoding flagellar assembly protein FliX produces the protein MKIGNSRATSQAGGGRTASVRSGGSGFAPAGAGATRGAAGLSGPVSLGAVDALLALQETDDALHAPRRKAVARGEEMLDILDDIKLALLMGGVPKAKLSRLLSIVERQMGAVADPMLREVLDQIELRARVELAKFGTYTKG, from the coding sequence ATGAAGATCGGCAATAGCAGGGCGACATCGCAGGCGGGGGGCGGACGCACGGCCTCCGTCCGCAGCGGCGGCAGCGGCTTCGCGCCGGCCGGCGCAGGCGCGACCCGCGGCGCGGCAGGGCTTTCGGGCCCGGTTTCGCTCGGCGCGGTCGATGCGCTGCTGGCCTTGCAGGAGACGGACGACGCGCTGCACGCGCCACGCCGCAAGGCGGTGGCCCGGGGCGAGGAAATGCTAGACATCTTGGACGATATCAAGCTGGCGCTGCTGATGGGCGGGGTGCCGAAGGCGAAGCTTTCGCGGCTTCTCAGCATTGTCGAGCGGCAAATGGGGGCGGTTGCCGACCCGATGCTGCGCGAGGTGCTCGACCAGATCGAGCTGCGGGCGCGGGTGGAACTGGCGAAGTTCGGGACCTATACTAAAGGCTAG
- the dksA gene encoding RNA polymerase-binding protein DksA: MAVRLPKGYMPSDDEPFMNKRQKEYFRRKLEKWKEDILKENRETLQHLQDDSVQHPDIADRASSETERSLELRTRDRQRKLVSKIDAAIRRIDEGTYGYCEETGEPISLKRLDARPIATLSIEAQERHERREKVYRDD, translated from the coding sequence ATGGCTGTCCGTTTGCCCAAGGGCTATATGCCTTCAGACGACGAACCGTTTATGAACAAGCGGCAGAAGGAATACTTCCGCCGCAAGCTCGAAAAATGGAAAGAGGATATCCTCAAGGAAAACCGGGAGACGCTGCAGCATCTTCAGGATGATTCCGTTCAGCATCCCGACATTGCGGATCGCGCCTCCTCCGAGACGGAGCGTTCGCTCGAACTGCGGACGCGCGACAGGCAGCGAAAGCTCGTTTCCAAGATCGACGCCGCGATCCGCCGGATCGACGAAGGCACATACGGCTATTGCGAAGAGACGGGAGAGCCGATCAGCCTGAAGCGGCTCGATGCGCGGCCGATCGCGACATTGTCGATCGAGGCGCAGGAGCGGCATGAGCGGCGCGAGAAGGTCTACCGCGACGACTGA
- the flgH gene encoding flagellar basal body L-ring protein FlgH — MYGNASRLVSIVLIAAALAGCNAADRVSNIGKAPDFAPISSPATTIAMPMPEPEQIVYQPNSLWRSGSRAFFRDQRAARVGDILTVLIGIADSAKVDNSTKRSRANAEDAELGNLFGYENYLGKVFPDGVDNDNLARLGSSSSSAGAGSVDRKEKIDLTVAAVVTQVLPNGNLVIAGRQQVRVNYEVRDLEVTGIVRPEDISNTNTVAHTQIAEARIAYGGQGQISDVQQPRYGQQLFDIIMPF; from the coding sequence ATGTACGGTAACGCTTCCCGCCTCGTTTCGATCGTTCTCATCGCCGCCGCGCTTGCCGGCTGCAATGCCGCCGACCGCGTATCCAACATCGGCAAGGCGCCGGACTTCGCGCCCATTTCCTCGCCGGCAACCACCATCGCAATGCCGATGCCCGAGCCCGAGCAGATCGTCTACCAGCCGAACTCGCTCTGGCGCTCCGGCTCGCGCGCCTTCTTCCGCGATCAGCGCGCCGCCCGCGTCGGCGACATTCTGACCGTCCTTATCGGCATCGCCGACAGCGCCAAGGTCGACAACTCGACAAAACGCAGCCGCGCCAACGCCGAGGACGCGGAACTCGGCAACCTGTTCGGCTACGAAAATTATCTCGGCAAGGTCTTCCCTGACGGCGTCGACAACGACAACCTCGCCCGCCTGGGCAGCAGCAGCTCGAGTGCCGGCGCCGGCTCCGTCGACCGCAAGGAAAAGATCGACCTCACCGTCGCCGCCGTGGTGACGCAGGTCCTCCCCAATGGCAACCTCGTCATCGCCGGCCGCCAGCAGGTCCGTGTGAACTACGAAGTGCGCGACCTCGAGGTGACGGGCATTGTCCGGCCGGAAGACATTTCCAACACCAACACCGTCGCCCACACCCAGATCGCCGAAGCCCGCATCGCCTATGGCGGTCAGGGCCAGATCAGCGACGTTCAGCAGCCGCGCTACGGCCAGCAGCTCTTCGACATCATCATGCCGTTCTGA